The Virgibacillus dokdonensis genome includes a window with the following:
- a CDS encoding dipeptidase, producing MSEQVLQYLKTNRAYFLKRLFEFLEIPSISTDSNYKKDMEKAADFIVTYLQEIGFGSAEKQPTNNHPLVYGEYNGAGKDAPTVLFYGHYDVQPADPMELWHSNPFQPEIRDGRLYARGASDDKGQVFMHLAVFEAFLKTEGKLPVNVKVCIEGEEEIGSENLYNILQEHQEQFSADFAVISDSGMVAKNQPTILYGLKGFTGLEITVKGPDHDLHSGMYGGAIRNPIMALSHILSSMKNEEEFITVDGFYDDVEPLSSKERKMMAAAPSEDFAKSAGVNQTVSEKGYTPVEHTMGRPTFEVNGIFGGYQGEGTKTIIPSSATAKITCRLVPGQDPEIVQKLLEDHIYKVAPSGVEVHVEKEKLSAKAYKVEPDHPLIKKAAEAYSKAFQAETVYVRMGGSIPVVEWVEAIYGMPIVLLGFGTPEDRLHSPNESFPLDSFDKGMETIVYYWNSVGN from the coding sequence ATGAGTGAGCAAGTATTGCAATACTTGAAGACTAATCGAGCGTATTTTCTGAAACGGCTTTTTGAATTTTTAGAGATACCTAGCATTAGCACAGATAGCAATTATAAGAAAGATATGGAAAAAGCAGCAGACTTCATTGTTACATATTTGCAAGAGATTGGCTTTGGCTCAGCTGAGAAACAGCCAACAAATAACCATCCGCTTGTTTATGGTGAATACAATGGTGCTGGAAAAGATGCGCCGACAGTGTTGTTCTATGGACATTATGATGTGCAACCAGCTGATCCAATGGAATTATGGCATAGTAACCCATTCCAACCAGAAATTAGAGACGGAAGGCTATATGCACGAGGTGCAAGTGACGACAAGGGACAAGTATTTATGCATTTGGCCGTATTTGAAGCTTTTTTAAAAACAGAAGGAAAACTACCTGTGAACGTTAAAGTATGTATTGAAGGTGAAGAAGAAATTGGTAGTGAGAATTTATATAACATATTGCAAGAACACCAAGAACAGTTTTCGGCAGATTTTGCAGTGATATCTGATTCGGGGATGGTTGCTAAAAATCAGCCAACCATTTTGTATGGCTTAAAAGGATTCACAGGATTGGAGATTACCGTAAAAGGGCCGGACCATGATTTACATTCTGGCATGTATGGTGGGGCAATTAGAAATCCAATTATGGCATTAAGCCACATTTTATCCTCCATGAAAAATGAAGAAGAGTTTATTACAGTCGATGGCTTTTATGATGATGTAGAGCCTTTATCAAGTAAAGAGAGAAAAATGATGGCAGCTGCACCTAGTGAAGATTTTGCTAAGTCCGCTGGTGTAAATCAAACTGTTTCCGAAAAAGGATATACACCCGTCGAACATACAATGGGCCGTCCAACTTTTGAAGTGAATGGAATATTTGGTGGTTACCAAGGAGAAGGAACGAAGACAATTATTCCCTCTTCTGCAACAGCTAAAATTACTTGCCGCTTAGTCCCAGGGCAAGATCCTGAGATAGTCCAAAAATTATTGGAAGATCATATTTATAAGGTAGCGCCTTCCGGTGTGGAAGTTCATGTGGAAAAAGAAAAGTTATCCGCTAAAGCTTATAAAGTAGAACCAGATCATCCGTTAATAAAAAAAGCAGCAGAAGCATATTCAAAAGCTTTTCAAGCTGAGACAGTGTATGTAAGAATGGGAGGTTCCATACCTGTAGTAGAGTGGGTGGAAGCAATATATGGGATGCCTATTGTATTACTAGGTTTTGGAACGCCAGAAGATCGTCTCCATTCACCTAATGAAAGTTTTCCTTTGGATAGCTTTGATAAAGGGATGGAAACCATTGTCTATTACTGGAATTCAGTAGGTAATTAA
- a CDS encoding IDEAL domain-containing protein, whose protein sequence is MKKQKIVYQFFRYNGKKVKAKREITFELRLSSRLLLDEICFNYNKAYLEKQINRSIDEGNKNAFVKWSKAYKTFLWE, encoded by the coding sequence ATGAAAAAGCAGAAGATTGTATACCAATTCTTTCGATACAATGGAAAAAAGGTAAAAGCGAAACGAGAAATTACGTTTGAACTGCGATTGTCTAGTCGTCTGCTTTTGGATGAAATATGTTTTAATTATAATAAGGCATATCTTGAGAAACAAATTAATCGTTCCATTGATGAAGGGAATAAAAATGCTTTTGTGAAATGGAGTAAAGCGTATAAAACCTTCCTTTGGGAATAA
- a CDS encoding cation diffusion facilitator family transporter, translating into MNHSDNLKKGEKGAWISIFAYIVLAASKLVVAALGNSEALRADGLNNASDVVASIAVLIGLKISRKPPDEDHHYGHFRAETIASLFAAFIMMLVGIQVIIETVQSILKQHYVQPDMLTAWTALVAAIIMFMVYFYNLRLSKAVASSALYAAAQDNRSDALVSIGAFIGIIGAQFGLFWLDPIAGLVVGFIICKTAWDIFKDATHTLTDGFDEKQIEKIKLSVLKDPDVKQLYDIKGRIHGNQAFIDITILVDPNLNVEESHAITERIERYLYKEHHITHAQIHIEPYQTF; encoded by the coding sequence ATGAATCATTCGGATAACTTAAAAAAGGGAGAAAAAGGGGCTTGGATAAGCATCTTTGCATATATCGTATTGGCTGCTAGCAAATTAGTAGTTGCTGCACTTGGAAATTCTGAAGCTTTACGTGCCGATGGATTAAACAACGCATCAGATGTTGTTGCTTCCATAGCTGTTTTAATCGGTCTAAAAATATCTCGCAAACCACCAGATGAGGATCATCATTATGGGCATTTCCGAGCAGAAACGATTGCTTCTTTATTTGCTGCTTTTATTATGATGTTAGTAGGAATTCAAGTAATTATAGAAACAGTCCAATCTATCTTAAAGCAACATTATGTCCAGCCTGATATGCTAACAGCTTGGACAGCACTAGTAGCTGCTATCATCATGTTTATGGTTTATTTTTACAATTTACGTCTTTCCAAAGCTGTTGCAAGTTCTGCATTATATGCGGCTGCTCAAGATAACCGCTCCGACGCATTAGTTAGTATTGGTGCTTTTATCGGCATTATCGGTGCTCAGTTTGGCTTGTTTTGGCTAGACCCAATAGCAGGATTAGTTGTAGGTTTTATTATTTGTAAAACAGCTTGGGATATTTTTAAAGATGCTACACATACATTAACAGATGGTTTTGATGAGAAACAAATAGAAAAAATAAAATTAAGTGTATTAAAAGACCCTGATGTAAAACAGTTGTATGATATTAAAGGAAGAATTCACGGTAATCAAGCATTTATTGATATTACAATATTGGTTGACCCAAACCTTAATGTAGAAGAAAGCCATGCTATTACCGAACGAATTGAAAGATATTTATATAAAGAACACCATATTACTCATGCGCAAATTCACATTGAACCTTACCAAACTTTTTAG
- a CDS encoding alpha/beta hydrolase family protein — protein sequence MNIRAKLTLGVGIGVILIVVFLISRFNEFEIQSQQEVPMKFQASGVKLSGSLYLPKSPPPYDVAVFIHGDGPQNRTSNGDYAFIMNALLKNNIACFSFDKAGIGDSEGDWLSQTMEDRAKEIESAMQMLRKETQVNTIGVIGFSQGGWVTSELAKDKTKMDFMVVIGGAIDWMEQHIYYESHIANQKGFTKQEKLAYLKDIRKLDTLIAQNAYEDYVNFVNHMAYGKSMSKERFQFTYLNHEANATDGIKDIQVPFLGLFGENDLNVDAQESYNTYKAIFNDMGKTNYELVMLPNATHELLDAKYNTQREDLTRDALLWGDRIYADGALFTLVDWIQKTVD from the coding sequence ATGAACATTCGTGCAAAACTTACATTAGGCGTAGGTATTGGCGTAATTTTAATTGTTGTTTTCCTTATTTCTCGGTTTAATGAATTCGAGATTCAATCCCAACAGGAAGTTCCTATGAAGTTCCAAGCTTCTGGAGTAAAGTTATCCGGGTCGTTATATTTACCTAAGTCCCCCCCACCATATGATGTTGCTGTGTTTATACATGGAGACGGACCACAAAATCGGACTTCAAATGGGGACTATGCATTTATAATGAACGCTTTATTAAAAAACAATATTGCTTGTTTCTCTTTTGATAAAGCAGGGATAGGAGACTCTGAAGGCGATTGGCTCTCTCAAACTATGGAAGATAGGGCAAAGGAAATTGAATCTGCTATGCAAATGCTTCGAAAAGAAACGCAAGTTAATACCATTGGCGTTATAGGGTTTTCGCAAGGCGGATGGGTAACATCTGAACTCGCAAAAGATAAAACGAAAATGGATTTCATGGTCGTTATTGGTGGAGCTATCGATTGGATGGAGCAACACATTTACTATGAAAGTCATATCGCCAATCAAAAAGGATTTACTAAACAGGAAAAGCTGGCATATTTAAAGGATATTAGAAAATTAGATACTTTAATTGCACAAAACGCGTATGAAGACTACGTGAATTTTGTAAACCACATGGCTTATGGAAAATCTATGTCAAAAGAGCGTTTTCAATTTACTTATCTTAACCACGAGGCAAACGCAACGGATGGTATAAAAGATATTCAAGTACCTTTTCTTGGATTATTCGGTGAAAACGACTTAAATGTGGACGCACAAGAGAGTTATAACACATATAAAGCGATTTTCAATGATATGGGCAAGACAAATTATGAATTGGTGATGCTACCGAATGCTACTCACGAACTTTTAGATGCTAAATATAATACACAACGGGAAGACTTGACACGTGACGCTCTTTTATGGGGAGATCGGATTTATGCGGATGGGGCGCTGTTTACGTTAGTAGATTGGATCCAAAAGACCGTAGATTAA
- the map gene encoding type I methionyl aminopeptidase yields the protein MITRKSKREIEKMQKAADVLVKCHKEIAKIIKPGITTMEIDAFTESFLKKHGATPEQKGFNGYPYAICASINDEICHGFPRHEKLKDGDIVTIDMVVNVDGGLADSAWTYAIGNVDEKGLRLMEVTKTSLYKGIEQARAGKRIGDIGHAIQQYAEGEGFSVVRDFTGHGIGPTLHEDPHIPHFGLPNKGLRLKEGMVITIEPMINEGSWHSQMDSNNWTARTIDQGRSAQYEHTIVITKDEPIILTEQDK from the coding sequence ATGATTACAAGAAAAAGTAAACGTGAAATAGAAAAAATGCAAAAAGCTGCTGATGTGTTAGTAAAATGCCATAAAGAAATTGCCAAAATAATAAAGCCTGGAATTACGACGATGGAGATTGATGCATTTACAGAATCATTTTTAAAGAAACATGGTGCAACTCCTGAGCAAAAAGGGTTTAATGGATACCCTTATGCTATATGTGCCTCCATTAACGATGAAATTTGTCATGGTTTTCCTCGCCACGAAAAGCTAAAGGATGGGGATATTGTAACGATTGATATGGTTGTAAACGTCGATGGAGGGCTTGCCGACTCTGCATGGACATATGCGATTGGGAATGTAGATGAGAAAGGTCTTCGATTGATGGAAGTTACAAAAACATCGCTGTATAAAGGGATAGAGCAAGCACGTGCTGGCAAGAGAATTGGCGACATCGGCCACGCCATTCAGCAATATGCAGAAGGGGAGGGCTTTTCCGTTGTGCGCGATTTCACTGGTCACGGTATTGGTCCAACCCTACATGAAGATCCACACATCCCTCATTTTGGGTTACCAAATAAAGGGTTACGTTTAAAAGAAGGGATGGTTATTACAATAGAACCGATGATTAATGAGGGAAGCTGGCATAGTCAAATGGATAGCAATAATTGGACTGCCAGAACCATTGATCAGGGTCGTTCTGCACAGTATGAGCATACGATAGTAATAACAAAAGATGAACCCATTATACTTACAGAGCAAGATAAATGA
- a CDS encoding AzlC family ABC transporter permease, giving the protein MVGYIPIAITYGELAKQAGASLTEWTLVSVLVFAGASQFMGENMIAVGAGALELIVLNFHEFVFYDIKMETSHVDGANR; this is encoded by the coding sequence ATGGTTGGATATATTCCAATAGCAATTACATACGGTGAATTGGCAAAACAGGCAGGGGCGTCGCTAACAGAATGGACATTAGTGAGCGTGCTTGTGTTTGCTGGAGCTAGTCAATTTATGGGGGAGAATATGATAGCGGTAGGAGCCGGAGCACTTGAATTAATTGTGCTCAATTTTCATGAGTTTGTCTTTTATGATATTAAAATGGAAACTTCCCATGTCGATGGGGCTAACAGATGA
- the ltrA gene encoding group II intron reverse transcriptase/maturase translates to MRQLQKTGESGYRQRDSVEHEGYVEAHSGLHGEKNNQNGVSNLFERILSRNNLNQAYLQVVRNKGAAGVDGMTCDQLLPYLKEHKEELLLQLYQEKYKPQPVLRVEIPKPDGGKRKLGIPTVIDRMLQQAINQVLQPIFEPKFSDNSFGFRPKRSAHHAIIRAKSYYEQGYKYVVDLDMKSYFDTVNHDKLMYFVEKQIDDKRVLRLVRQYLLSGIMINGIFEKSEEGTPQGGNLSPLLSNIYLNELDQRLEKRGHRFVRYADDCNIYVKSRRAGYRVMDNITNFLEKDLSLTVNREKSAVGSPLKRKFLGFCLLATKKGVKIRPHNKAKVTVKRKLKRITKRNRGRHLEVILKEIQQLMTGWINYYGIGEMKGFIKNLNGWLKRRIRQYLWKQWKNPRTKRKNLIRLGIDKHKAYEWSNTRKGYWVISSSYVLHRSLTDKELASRGYKDIALQYQFVHSNY, encoded by the coding sequence GTGCGACAACTGCAGAAAACAGGAGAATCTGGCTATCGGCAGAGAGATAGTGTGGAACATGAAGGGTATGTCGAAGCGCATAGTGGCTTACATGGTGAAAAGAACAATCAAAATGGTGTATCCAATCTGTTTGAAAGAATCCTGTCAAGGAACAATCTCAATCAAGCTTACCTTCAAGTCGTCAGAAATAAGGGGGCAGCCGGTGTAGACGGTATGACGTGCGACCAACTACTTCCATACTTGAAGGAACATAAAGAGGAACTATTACTCCAGTTATATCAAGAAAAATACAAACCGCAACCCGTCCTGCGGGTTGAAATCCCGAAACCAGACGGTGGAAAGAGAAAACTGGGGATTCCGACAGTCATCGACCGGATGCTTCAACAAGCGATTAACCAAGTGCTCCAACCAATATTTGAACCAAAGTTCTCCGATAATAGTTTTGGGTTTCGTCCAAAACGTAGTGCACATCACGCCATCATACGGGCGAAATCGTACTACGAACAAGGGTACAAATATGTGGTGGATTTGGATATGAAATCCTACTTCGATACGGTAAATCATGACAAACTGATGTATTTCGTGGAAAAACAGATAGATGATAAGCGCGTGCTTCGCTTGGTAAGACAGTACTTATTGAGTGGAATTATGATAAACGGTATCTTTGAGAAATCGGAAGAAGGAACGCCGCAAGGTGGAAACTTATCGCCGTTACTCAGTAATATTTATCTGAATGAATTAGACCAACGATTAGAAAAGCGTGGTCACAGATTCGTCCGCTATGCGGACGACTGTAATATCTATGTGAAAAGCAGGAGAGCAGGATATCGGGTAATGGATAATATAACGAACTTTCTTGAGAAGGATCTGAGTTTAACTGTTAACCGAGAAAAGAGTGCGGTTGGAAGTCCTTTGAAACGTAAGTTTCTTGGCTTCTGCTTATTAGCTACGAAGAAGGGTGTCAAAATTCGTCCGCATAATAAAGCGAAAGTGACCGTCAAAAGGAAACTCAAGCGGATCACCAAACGCAATCGTGGACGACATCTCGAAGTGATTCTTAAAGAAATCCAACAACTTATGACAGGTTGGATAAACTACTATGGCATAGGGGAAATGAAAGGATTTATAAAGAATCTCAATGGATGGTTGAAGCGAAGAATTAGACAATATCTCTGGAAGCAGTGGAAAAACCCACGCACAAAAAGGAAAAATCTAATTCGCTTAGGTATCGATAAACATAAAGCTTATGAATGGTCGAATACAAGAAAGGGCTACTGGGTTATATCCAGTAGTTATGTACTCCATCGTTCATTAACAGATAAAGAACTGGCATCGAGAGGATATAAAGACATCGCTCTACAATACCAGTTCGTACACTCAAACTATTGA
- a CDS encoding (S)-benzoin forming benzil reductase, translating to MDYAIVTGASQGLGKEIAKLLLSYGVYVIGISRSKITDLHSVADKYKVTFQSIAYDLVDVANLEVLLDTITTKHMKNDVRKLYLVNNAAVIEPINQGTHILPTSLNYHFQINAVAPMALTNLFLQFANQKQIPLTCLTVTSGAAEKPTFGWTAYCSSKASVNMYTKTIAKEQDELNTKHTIIAFSPGVMDTEMQAQIRSSEKSAFQAVDTFKAYYENKRLQHAEKIASIATEIMLDNNIENGRIYYARDYLS from the coding sequence ATGGATTATGCAATTGTTACAGGAGCTTCACAAGGATTGGGAAAAGAAATAGCTAAGTTGCTATTGAGTTATGGAGTATATGTAATCGGTATCTCCCGAAGTAAGATTACTGATTTACACAGTGTAGCTGATAAATATAAGGTTACCTTTCAAAGTATTGCTTATGATTTAGTGGATGTAGCGAATCTAGAAGTTCTTCTTGATACAATCACTACAAAGCATATGAAAAATGACGTTAGAAAGCTTTATCTTGTGAATAATGCAGCTGTTATTGAACCGATTAATCAGGGAACTCATATATTACCTACGTCTTTAAATTACCATTTTCAGATTAATGCTGTCGCGCCAATGGCATTAACGAATTTGTTCTTACAGTTTGCGAATCAAAAACAAATTCCACTAACTTGTTTAACAGTGACTTCTGGTGCTGCTGAGAAACCGACGTTTGGATGGACTGCTTATTGTAGTTCTAAGGCTAGTGTAAACATGTATACAAAAACCATTGCTAAAGAGCAAGATGAGCTAAATACGAAACATACTATCATTGCTTTCAGTCCAGGTGTTATGGATACGGAGATGCAAGCACAAATTCGTTCCAGTGAAAAATCTGCATTTCAAGCAGTAGACACATTTAAAGCGTACTATGAAAATAAACGGTTGCAACATGCAGAAAAAATCGCCTCTATAGCTACAGAGATCATGTTAGACAATAACATAGAAAACGGACGAATATATTATGCACGTGATTATTTATCTTAA
- a CDS encoding GNAT family N-acetyltransferase gives MYTIKKGFEESNRQRAAKLYSEAFERKFSKVVGNREVIEGLLEQCMDSQFCFGAYNENNQLVGLMGFHIDNQALIKLKISSFIKTFGAIRGIYKASLLQLLFNHKSDNAKQLLMNGVAIESTYRGRGIGSQLFEALFTFVKSEGYESIKLHVIDENPRAKALYERLGLVQKKHEKMPRWAADLFGVSGFSAMVLPIREKEKK, from the coding sequence ATGTATACGATTAAAAAAGGGTTTGAGGAATCCAATAGACAAAGAGCAGCAAAATTATATAGCGAAGCTTTTGAGCGAAAATTTTCCAAAGTCGTGGGTAATAGAGAGGTTATTGAAGGTCTACTTGAACAATGTATGGATTCTCAGTTTTGTTTTGGTGCCTACAACGAAAACAACCAATTGGTAGGACTAATGGGGTTTCACATTGACAATCAAGCTTTGATAAAATTAAAGATTTCTAGCTTCATTAAAACATTTGGTGCTATTCGAGGGATCTATAAAGCATCTTTATTACAATTGCTTTTTAATCACAAATCGGACAATGCCAAACAATTACTAATGAACGGTGTTGCTATTGAGTCTACTTATCGTGGCAGAGGCATCGGTAGTCAACTTTTCGAAGCGTTATTCACCTTTGTAAAATCAGAAGGGTATGAAAGTATAAAATTGCACGTTATTGATGAAAACCCACGGGCTAAAGCACTCTACGAACGGCTTGGACTTGTACAAAAAAAACACGAAAAAATGCCTCGATGGGCGGCAGATTTATTTGGTGTAAGCGGATTTTCAGCAATGGTATTACCAATACGCGAAAAGGAAAAGAAATGA
- a CDS encoding IS30 family transposase: MSYTHLTKTELVFIEEYHEFGLSGRKIANKLKRGHEAVYRVIRQLKEGLTAIDVYLQYQANKATCGRKKIQLTPNEKAYIHEKVRDGWTPDVIIGRNEKTISCSMRTLYRKFSSGEFNQNDLPMQGKRKPNGHQERRGKQKFRRTILDRDHDHPNYKKEFGHLEGDTIVGRHHKSAVITLVERLTKCIIAIKPAGRQATNIETSLNQWFERLPKHLFKSIIFDCGKEFSNWKSISNEQDVDIYFADPGTPSQRGLNEHSNGLLRKNGLPKEMDFNPVSQEYISEVALRRNNIPRKSLKYKTPMECFIDYVGQDFDKSMLSRLI; this comes from the coding sequence ATGTCCTACACCCATCTTACCAAAACAGAACTGGTATTCATAGAGGAATATCATGAATTCGGCCTTTCTGGTCGAAAAATTGCCAATAAATTAAAGCGCGGCCATGAAGCTGTTTATCGTGTTATTAGACAACTGAAAGAAGGACTTACTGCGATAGACGTTTATCTACAATATCAAGCGAATAAAGCGACATGTGGTCGTAAAAAGATTCAATTAACACCTAACGAAAAAGCCTATATTCATGAAAAAGTCCGCGATGGCTGGACGCCTGATGTAATAATCGGACGAAACGAAAAGACTATCTCCTGCAGCATGCGCACGCTTTATCGAAAGTTTTCATCAGGCGAATTTAACCAAAATGATTTACCTATGCAAGGCAAACGCAAACCAAATGGTCACCAGGAAAGAAGAGGAAAACAAAAATTTCGCCGCACCATCCTTGATCGTGATCACGATCACCCAAATTACAAGAAAGAATTTGGTCATCTAGAAGGAGATACCATTGTGGGACGTCATCACAAGAGCGCTGTCATCACGCTTGTTGAGCGTTTAACAAAATGCATCATCGCAATTAAACCAGCTGGTAGACAGGCAACCAATATTGAAACATCGCTCAATCAATGGTTTGAGCGATTACCAAAACACTTATTTAAGTCCATTATCTTTGACTGCGGGAAAGAGTTTTCCAATTGGAAATCCATCAGCAATGAACAAGATGTTGATATTTATTTTGCAGATCCTGGAACGCCATCCCAAAGGGGGCTAAATGAGCATTCCAACGGTCTTCTGAGAAAGAATGGGCTACCAAAAGAAATGGACTTTAATCCTGTGTCACAAGAGTATATTTCTGAGGTTGCACTCCGACGGAATAACATACCAAGGAAATCATTGAAATACAAAACACCAATGGAGTGTTTCATAGATTATGTCGGTCAGGATTTTGATAAAAGCATGTTGTCTCGCTTAATTTGA
- a CDS encoding YjcZ family sporulation protein yields the protein MGKEGYGYGGGFALLVVLFILLIIIGTAYTGYGCC from the coding sequence ATGGGTAAAGAAGGTTACGGCTATGGCGGAGGTTTCGCCTTATTAGTTGTACTATTTATTTTATTAATTATTATCGGTACTGCTTACACTGGATATGGATGTTGCTAA
- a CDS encoding MerR family transcriptional regulator has product MKDTYSIGEVAKLLQISIHTIHYYEKVGLLPKIDRLENGYRYFDTESILRLKGIVLLRACGMSIDNILKIHQDNSIENNLDLMLDTSKMLESHITELQNIKRELDEAIIASKNFHTKASSSIVMEKITGWFNPYFNNEISLTDFLEDDDTAWLLQDEEFVMGKINALQESEDSLSLEDQLYLCCYFSFNNEEAIEQSLKKLLAYAANKKYNTKDYALLTVLSKPSISLGHHLAGRLMLALHN; this is encoded by the coding sequence ATGAAAGATACATACTCTATTGGCGAAGTAGCAAAACTGCTTCAAATCTCGATTCATACCATTCACTATTATGAAAAAGTTGGTTTACTTCCTAAAATAGATCGATTAGAAAATGGTTACCGTTATTTTGATACAGAATCAATATTACGCTTAAAAGGTATTGTTTTGCTTAGAGCGTGCGGAATGTCCATAGATAATATCTTGAAAATTCATCAAGATAATTCTATTGAAAATAATCTTGATTTAATGCTAGATACATCTAAAATGCTGGAAAGTCATATTACGGAGCTTCAAAATATAAAAAGAGAGCTGGATGAAGCAATTATTGCCTCAAAAAATTTCCATACTAAAGCTAGCTCTTCGATTGTAATGGAAAAAATTACAGGGTGGTTTAACCCTTACTTTAACAATGAAATTTCTCTAACTGATTTTTTAGAGGATGACGATACAGCTTGGCTTCTCCAAGATGAGGAATTTGTTATGGGAAAAATAAACGCATTACAAGAATCGGAAGACTCCCTTTCACTGGAAGATCAGTTATATTTATGCTGTTACTTTTCATTTAATAATGAAGAAGCAATCGAACAATCCTTAAAAAAGTTGCTCGCTTATGCGGCAAATAAAAAGTATAATACGAAAGATTATGCTCTTTTGACGGTATTGTCGAAACCATCCATTTCCCTAGGGCACCATTTAGCAGGACGCCTTATGCTGGCATTACACAATTAA
- the nhaC gene encoding Na+/H+ antiporter NhaC, protein MFPIQPKHQPTLVGAIAFFIIIVSLISFFIIKLGTNPHIPIILGIFLLLAYGLIRKISFIDLQHGLVEGAKTGMGAVFLFFVIGILISSWMISGTIPALINLGFSFIGTTWFYSVVFSITAIIGVSMGSSLTTTATIGVAFIGMGDAMGASMAITAGAIVSGAFFGDKMSPLSDTTNLASTVVGVDLFEHIKHISLTTIPAFIISFIIFALLSPEATSTSIGSGKAYQEALEATNLIHWTSWIPLIVLIICTYFRIPAFISISLSSLVATAFAAITSNLAWNEIWSIWFNGYTATTDFEPVNSLLTKGGINSMLFTISLVILALGFGGLLFVTGIIPTLLLALQEKLKRVRSIVVSTAATAIGVNILIGEQYLSIMLTGETYKTIYTKAKLPKKVLARTLEDAGTVINPLVPWSVCGVFIADVLGVSVLTYLPFAFFCLLSPIITMFFSGKSFEASKK, encoded by the coding sequence ATGTTTCCAATTCAACCAAAACATCAACCAACTTTAGTAGGTGCCATTGCATTTTTTATTATCATTGTTAGTTTAATTAGCTTCTTTATTATTAAGTTGGGGACAAATCCACATATTCCAATTATTTTAGGTATTTTTCTATTACTTGCCTACGGTCTTATTCGCAAGATATCGTTTATTGATTTACAACATGGTCTAGTAGAAGGTGCTAAAACGGGAATGGGTGCTGTATTTCTATTTTTTGTCATCGGTATTCTAATTAGCAGTTGGATGATTAGTGGCACTATTCCAGCACTCATTAACCTTGGCTTTTCTTTTATTGGCACTACTTGGTTCTATTCTGTTGTATTTTCGATTACAGCAATCATCGGCGTCTCTATGGGAAGTTCATTAACAACAACTGCCACAATTGGAGTAGCTTTTATTGGTATGGGGGATGCTATGGGAGCATCGATGGCAATTACAGCAGGTGCTATTGTTTCAGGAGCTTTTTTTGGAGATAAAATGTCACCCCTTTCCGATACGACAAATCTTGCATCAACTGTAGTAGGTGTAGATTTGTTTGAGCATATTAAGCATATTAGTTTAACGACAATTCCTGCCTTTATTATTTCGTTTATTATATTCGCTCTTCTCTCACCAGAAGCAACTTCAACATCTATCGGAAGTGGAAAAGCGTATCAAGAAGCTTTGGAGGCAACGAATTTAATTCATTGGACTTCTTGGATTCCTCTAATTGTGCTAATAATTTGTACGTATTTCCGGATACCAGCTTTCATTTCTATTTCGCTGAGTAGCTTAGTTGCTACGGCTTTTGCCGCCATTACAAGCAATCTAGCGTGGAATGAAATTTGGAGCATTTGGTTTAATGGTTACACTGCAACAACAGATTTTGAGCCAGTTAATTCACTACTTACAAAAGGTGGAATTAACAGTATGCTGTTTACGATTTCCTTAGTTATTTTGGCTTTAGGGTTTGGTGGGCTATTATTTGTAACTGGAATCATTCCTACATTACTATTAGCATTACAAGAAAAATTAAAACGCGTCCGTTCTATTGTCGTTTCAACAGCAGCAACAGCTATTGGAGTTAATATTTTAATTGGTGAACAATATCTCTCGATCATGCTAACAGGCGAAACGTACAAAACGATTTACACAAAAGCGAAACTACCGAAAAAAGTGCTAGCACGTACTTTAGAAGATGCTGGGACAGTTATTAATCCACTCGTACCATGGAGTGTATGTGGGGTATTTATTGCTGATGTTCTAGGTGTCTCTGTCTTAACCTATTTACCATTTGCTTTTTTCTGCCTGTTAAGCCCAATTATTACGATGTTTTTCAGCGGGAAGTCCTTTGAAGCTTCTAAAAAATAA